A window of the Salarias fasciatus chromosome 7, fSalaFa1.1, whole genome shotgun sequence genome harbors these coding sequences:
- the LOC115391815 gene encoding enhancer of mRNA-decapping protein 3-like gives MAADWLGSLVSINCGPSLGVYQGEVSSVDQSSQTISLKQPFHNGVKCPVPEVTFSAIDIKELKILDIRNGNIRPSSKTSSAPLAVPKGDPRSMEKVSSPQHCSKSYGERHLDVPGQPKAFRRRHNSWSSSSRGANQVTPKKNGVKNGQMKHRDDECFGDGVDDGLDTDFDFEGNLALFDKAAVFSEIDISERRNGARSRGTPQDQTPSRYRHDENILEAKPIVYRQITVPQPGAKEYCTDSGLVVPSIPYELHKRLLSVAERHGLSLERRLEMTGVCASQMALTLLGGPNRFTPKNLHQHPTVALLCGPHVQGAQGISCGRHLANHEVEVVLFLPNFVKMLDSVTGELTLFNKTGGKQVSNIKDLPDTPVDLIINCLDCHENTFLMDQPWYRAAADWANQNRAPVLSLDPPVGGQGPAVEAKWSLSLCLPLPLAEGAGRVYLCDIGIPRQVFQEVGIKYHSPFGCKFVIPLHSA, from the exons ATGGCCGCGGATTGGTTGGGTAGTTTGGTGTCAATTAACTGCGGGCCATCTTTGGGAGTCTATCAAGGAGAAGTGTCTTCTGTGGACCAGAGCAGCCAAACCATCTCCTTAAAACAGCCTTTCCACAACGGAGTCAAGTGTCCTGTCCCCGAGGTCACGTTCAG TGCCATTGACATTAAGGAACTCAAGATTTTGGATATAAGAAATGGCAACATCAGGCCTTCCTCAAAGACgagcagcgcaccgcttgccGTCCCAAAGGGCGACCCCCGATCGATGGAGAAAGTCAGCTCTCCGCAGCACTGCTCTAAAAGTTATGGGGAGCGACACCTGGATGTGCCCGGACAGCCGAAAGCGTTTCGCAGGAGACACAATTCCT GGTCATCGAGCAGTCGCGGCGCAAACCAGGTGACCCCGAAGAAAAACGGTGTGAAGAACGGTCAGATGAAGCACAGGGACGACGAGTGTTTCGGGGACGGCGTGGACGACGGCCTGGACACAGACTTTGACTTTGAAGGGAATTTAGCTCTTTTCGACAAAGCAGCAGTTTTCTCAGAGATCGACATATCAGAGCGCCGTAACGGCGCGAGGTCACGGGGGACGCCTCAGGATCAGACGCCCTCACGCTACCGCCACGATGAGAACATTCTGGAGGCCAAACCCATTGTGTACAGGCAGATTACTGTACCTCAGCCCGGGGCCAAAGAATACTGCACTG ATTCTGGACTGGTCGTGCCGAGTATCCCCTACGAACTGCACAAGCGTCTGTTGTCCGTCGCCGAGCGTCACGGCCTCTCGCTGGAACGAAGGCTTGAGATGACGGGAGTCTGCGCCAGCCAGATGGCGCTGACGCTACTGGGAGGACCCAACAG atTCACTCCCAAGAACTTACACCAGCATCCCACAGTGGCGCTGCTGTGTGGCCCTCACGTTCAGGGAGCCCAGGGCATCAGCTGCGGCCGCCACCTGGCCAATCACGAAGTGGAAGTcgttttgtttttgccaaattttGTCAAGATGCTCGATTCTGTGACTGGCGAGCTCACGCTCTTCAACAAGACCGGAGGCAAACAGGTCTCCAACATCAAAG ACCTCCCAGACACCCCCGTGGATTTAATCATAAACTGTCTGGACTGCCACGAGAACACATTCCTGATGGATCAGCCTTGGTACCGGGCCGCGGCGGACTGGGCCAACCAGAACAGAGCGCCAGTCCTCAGCCTGGACCCTCCTGTGGGCGGACAGGGGCCGGCCGTGGAGGCCAAGTGGTCCCTCTCGctctgcctccccctccccctggcCGAGGGCGCCGGCAGGGTGTACCTCTGCGACATCGGGATTCCCCGCCAGGTTTTCCAGGAAGTGGGAATCAAATACCATTCTCCCTTTGGCTGCAAATTTGTCATCCCGTTGCACTCTGCATAG
- the LOC115391813 gene encoding AT-rich interactive domain-containing protein 3A-like, which yields MNYSKAQMSNISEEGSSARCPQSSPAGVKLEAMMGQLQRQQEAKLEMNLQGKQLLQAQLLFAQQAAAAAAARASGSRPDPLVFASAEEKTYQKVKEAFADRVRRTDPQQDEDSDEDDHEMLDPEENNGEDGEEPGSDPQARKPAGRQQAARLPFQPYSTSPPAAPEQTSQSPPANVKQELEEKNLMSPAGPHAFISSNGFPDWGYDEPFKQRENIWAEERDVGKVRGEPSRDFAKLYELDSDPQRKEFLDELFVFMQKRGTPVNRIPIMAKQVLDLYKLYKLVTEKGGLVEVINKKIWREITKGLNLPTSITSAAFTLRTQYMKYLYPFECDKKGLSSPGELQAAIDSNRREGRRPSYTSSLYRYSSSPSSAPHPLLSSPTMQTKPATPNGLNTAASPNLKRNTDEPSTPVIPRLPMALALGQQQQQQQQLAQAATLEHLRERLERGAAGAAAGSPEKKMMRLAEEQQRLMQQALQQNLLAMASQLNPGSLKLNNGQETKHDLSLNISTNGPSSINVSVEVNGTVYSGTLFAQKSAAPVSSQMVTPAGTSGFSALSSSHSPSSSSSTSSKGPN from the exons CTCCTCCAAGCCCAGCTCCTGTTTGCTCAAcaggcggcggcagcagcggcggcacgAGCCTCCGGCTCCAGGCCGGACCCTTTGGTATTTGCAAGTGCAGAGGAGAAAACTTATCAAAAAGTCAAAGAAGCTTTTGCCGACCGTGTGAGGAGAACGGATCCGCAGCAGGATGAGGACTCGGATGAGGACGATCATGAGATGCTGGATCCTGAGGAGAACAATggggaggacggagaggagCCCGGGTCTGACCCACAGGCCAGAAAACCTGCCGGACGCCAGCAGGCCGCACGTCTCCCCTTCCAGCCTTATTCCACGTCTCCGCCGGCCGCTCCCGAGCAAACGTCCCAGTCTCCACCTGCTAACGTGAAACAGGAGCTTGAGGAGAAGAACCTGATGTCTCCGGCCGGTCCGCACGCCTTCATATCGTCCAACGGTTTTCCTGACTGGGGCTACGATGAGCCCTTCAAACAG CGAGAAAACATCTGGGCCGAGGAGAGGGACGTGGGGAAAGTCAGAGGAGAGCCTTCCAGAGACTTTGCCAAG CTTTATGAACTGGACAGTGACCCACAGCGGAAAGAGTTCCTCGATGAACTCTTTGTCTTTATGCAAAAACGAG GGACTCCTGTGAACCGCATCCCCATCATGGCGAAGCAGGTGCTGGATCTGTACAAGCTCTACAAGCTGGTGACGGAGAAGGGCGGCCTGGTGGAGGTCATCAACAAGAAGATCTGGAGGGAGATCACCAAAGGCCTCAACCTCCCCACGTCCATCACCAGCGCCGCCTTCACGCTCCGCACCCA GTACATGAAGTACCTGTACCCATTCGAGTGTGACAAAAAGGGTCTGAGTTCCCCGGGCGAGCTGCAGGCGGCCATCGACAGCAACCGCCGGGAGGGGCGACGGCCCAGCTACACCAGCAGCCTGTACCGCTACTCCTCGTCTCCCAGCTCCGCTCCGCACCCACTCCTGTCTTCTCCCACCATGCAAACAAAGCCGGCCACGCCGAACGGCCTGAACACGGCGGCAAGCCCAAATTTAAAGAGAAACACAG ACGAGCCCTCCACCCCGGTAATACCCAGGCTGCCCATGGCTCTGGCGctgggccagcagcagcagcagcagcagcagctggcacaGGCGGCCACTCTAGAGCATCTCAGAGAGAGGCTGGAGCgcggagcagctggagccgcAGCCGGCAGCCCCGAGAAGAAGATGATGCGCCtggcggaggagcagcagcgccTCATGCAGCAGGCCCTCCAACAAAACCTCCTGGCGATGGCCTCCCAGCTGAACCCCGGGAGCCTGAAACTCAACAACGGACAAG AAACCAAGCATGACTTGTCCCTGAATATCTCTACGAATGGACCCTCCAGTATCAATGTTTCTGTAGAGGTCAATGGTACCGTTTACTCAG GAACCCTTTTTGCCCAGAAGTCGGCCGCGCCCGTGTCCTCGCAGATGGTGACTCCTGCAGGAACGAGCGGCTTCAGtgccctctcctcctctcacagtccctcctcctcgtcctccacctcctcaaaGGGACCAAATTAA